Proteins from a genomic interval of Deinococcus carri:
- a CDS encoding polyphosphate kinase 2 family protein → MNPDRYRVAPGQAVHLKDWATDDNGGLSKEEGQARLPGLLTRLADLQERLYAEGQQALLMVLQARDAGGKDGTVKKVVGAFNPNGVQVSNFKVPTEEERAHDFLWRIHARAPRHGMVGVFNRSQYEDVLVTRIHGLIDDQEAERRLQHIRAFESLLTDSGTRIVKFYLHISPEEQKARLQARLDNPSKHWKFNPGDLEERARWDDYTQAYEAALTTSTAASPWYVIPADRKWFRNLLISQILVDTLEDMNPQYPAPTFDAASITIQ, encoded by the coding sequence ATGAATCCCGACCGCTACCGCGTGGCCCCTGGGCAGGCCGTTCACCTCAAGGACTGGGCGACCGACGACAACGGCGGCCTCAGCAAGGAAGAAGGTCAGGCCCGCCTGCCCGGCCTGCTGACCCGCCTCGCCGATCTTCAGGAACGCCTGTACGCCGAGGGCCAGCAGGCGCTCCTGATGGTCCTGCAAGCACGCGACGCGGGCGGCAAGGACGGCACCGTCAAGAAGGTGGTCGGGGCCTTTAACCCCAACGGCGTGCAGGTCAGCAACTTCAAGGTGCCCACCGAGGAGGAACGCGCCCACGATTTCCTGTGGCGCATCCACGCCCGTGCCCCCCGCCACGGCATGGTGGGGGTGTTCAACCGCAGCCAGTACGAGGACGTTCTGGTCACGCGCATCCACGGCCTGATTGACGACCAGGAGGCGGAACGCCGCCTGCAACATATCCGTGCCTTCGAGTCGCTGCTCACCGATTCGGGCACCCGCATCGTCAAGTTCTACCTGCACATCAGCCCCGAGGAGCAGAAGGCGCGGCTTCAGGCCCGACTGGACAATCCCAGCAAGCACTGGAAATTCAACCCCGGCGATCTGGAGGAACGCGCCCGCTGGGACGACTACACCCAGGCCTACGAGGCCGCCCTGACCACCAGCACTGCAGCCTCCCCCTGGTACGTGATTCCCGCGGATCGCAAGTGGTTTCGCAACCTCCTGATCAGCCAAATTCTGGTCGACACCCTGGAAGACATGAACCCGCAGTACCCTGCACCGACGTTCGATGCTGCCAGCATCACCATCCAGTAA
- a CDS encoding pyruvate carboxyltransferase, with protein MTPDTPVTDVARPDLFPAAFPPDSFPQVVWEEGARPATLPPLAWTTETTHRDGQQGGLPLTAADGLAIYELMGAFTGNSGALRQAEFFVYRPADRAMLEGALERWRSGHPVEPTTWIRATRRDAELVAGLGVRETGMLASASDYHTFFKFTPGGRAQAARTYLDAVQAVLDAGLRPRLHLEDATRAPREFILPFVAAVQELSAPYGEAQAPKFRVCDTMGVGLPLEGVAWPRSVPGMIRELLAAGLPGERLEFHPHNDTHLVVANCLSAVLAGCAAINGTLLGKGERTGNAPLEGVLLHLLGLNLLPGQPDYHALNALADLYERLGQGVPAKYPLYGRDAHRTRAGIHADGLNKFWPMYAPFDVPRLLGRPLDLSLTKDSGLAGLIFLIRGHTGVELPKTHPGLRALHEELTAEFDAGRQTAIEWEEIADRAVALG; from the coding sequence ATGACCCCCGATACCCCCGTGACCGATGTGGCCCGGCCCGACCTCTTTCCCGCCGCGTTTCCCCCGGACAGCTTTCCCCAGGTGGTGTGGGAGGAAGGCGCGCGGCCGGCCACTCTGCCCCCCCTGGCCTGGACGACCGAAACCACCCACCGCGACGGCCAGCAGGGCGGCTTGCCGCTCACGGCGGCGGACGGGCTGGCGATTTACGAGCTGATGGGGGCGTTTACCGGGAACTCCGGTGCCCTGCGGCAGGCCGAGTTCTTCGTGTACCGCCCCGCCGACCGCGCCATGCTGGAAGGCGCGTTGGAACGCTGGCGCTCCGGGCACCCGGTGGAACCCACCACCTGGATTCGCGCCACACGCCGGGACGCCGAGCTGGTGGCGGGCCTGGGCGTGCGCGAGACGGGCATGCTCGCCAGCGCCAGCGACTACCACACCTTTTTCAAGTTCACGCCGGGAGGCCGCGCCCAGGCGGCCCGGACCTATCTGGACGCGGTGCAGGCCGTGCTGGATGCCGGGCTGCGGCCCCGCCTCCATCTGGAAGATGCCACCCGCGCGCCCCGCGAGTTCATCCTGCCCTTCGTGGCGGCGGTGCAGGAGCTGAGCGCACCCTACGGCGAGGCGCAGGCCCCCAAGTTCCGGGTGTGCGACACGATGGGCGTTGGCCTCCCGCTGGAGGGGGTGGCCTGGCCCCGCAGCGTGCCCGGCATGATCCGCGAACTGCTCGCGGCAGGTCTTCCCGGCGAGCGGCTGGAGTTTCACCCGCACAACGACACGCATCTGGTGGTCGCCAACTGCCTCTCGGCCGTGCTGGCAGGCTGCGCGGCCATCAACGGCACCCTGCTGGGCAAGGGCGAGCGCACCGGCAACGCGCCGCTGGAAGGCGTGCTGCTGCACCTGCTCGGCCTGAATCTGCTGCCCGGCCAGCCCGATTACCACGCCCTCAATGCGCTGGCGGACCTGTACGAACGGCTGGGCCAGGGCGTGCCCGCCAAGTACCCCCTCTATGGCCGCGACGCCCACCGCACCCGCGCGGGCATCCATGCCGACGGGCTGAACAAGTTCTGGCCGATGTACGCCCCCTTCGACGTGCCGCGCCTGCTGGGGCGACCCCTGGACCTCAGCCTCACCAAGGACAGCGGCCTGGCGGGTCTGATCTTCCTGATCAGAGGACATACGGGCGTCGAGCTGCCCAAGACCCACCCCGGCCTGCGCGCCCTGCACGAGGAACTGACCGCCGAATTCGACGCGGGCCGCCAGACCGCCATCGAGTGGGAGGAAATCGCGGACCGCGCCGTTGCCCTGGGCTGA
- a CDS encoding citrate synthase family protein — translation MSSPVPTLTTAEAAARLGVKPATLYAYVSRGLIRSEPGPPGTRERRYHAGDVERLVQRQGARRDPEAAVRAASEEAVQGALAWGAPVLDSALTRIADGTLSYRGRDVAVLADTATVEEVAALLWTGDAGGWKHLPLRARLTLAPLPRAATALEALGLALVHAGAHDLAALDARPGAQAAGAGRVLNLLYGTLERHLGRPPAPDLPLHARLARAWGVGPDAADLLRRALVLLADHELNVSAFTARVAAGGGASLHHTTLAALAAVQGPWHGLASAAAHDLLRAALNSGPAAALRDATRRHAHPPGFGHRLYPEGDPRARALLGALHAAQPAAPAVQAALALADHMRGETGEAPNVDLALATLAQTLGRPAEDAVTLFALGRVPGWLAHALEARAGGQIIRPRARYVGKREG, via the coding sequence ATGTCCTCTCCTGTCCCGACCCTGACCACCGCCGAGGCGGCCGCCCGGCTGGGGGTGAAACCCGCGACCCTGTACGCCTACGTCTCGCGTGGCCTGATTCGCAGCGAACCCGGCCCCCCAGGAACCCGCGAGCGGCGCTATCACGCCGGGGACGTGGAGAGGCTGGTGCAGCGGCAGGGGGCGCGGCGGGACCCCGAGGCCGCCGTGCGCGCCGCGAGCGAGGAGGCGGTGCAGGGTGCCCTCGCCTGGGGTGCGCCCGTGCTGGACAGCGCCCTGACCCGCATCGCGGACGGCACGCTGAGCTACCGGGGCCGGGACGTGGCGGTGCTGGCCGACACCGCCACGGTGGAGGAGGTCGCCGCGCTGCTGTGGACGGGCGACGCGGGGGGCTGGAAGCACCTGCCCCTGCGCGCCCGGCTGACGCTGGCCCCGCTGCCCCGGGCCGCCACGGCACTGGAAGCGCTGGGCCTGGCCCTGGTTCATGCAGGAGCACACGACCTTGCCGCCCTGGACGCGCGGCCCGGGGCGCAGGCGGCGGGGGCGGGCCGCGTCCTGAATCTGCTGTACGGCACGCTGGAGCGGCACCTGGGGCGGCCCCCGGCCCCCGACCTGCCGCTGCACGCCCGGCTGGCCCGCGCCTGGGGGGTGGGACCGGACGCGGCCGACCTGCTGCGCCGCGCGCTGGTGCTGCTGGCCGACCACGAGCTGAACGTGAGCGCCTTTACCGCGCGGGTGGCGGCGGGGGGTGGAGCCAGCCTGCACCACACCACACTCGCGGCGCTGGCGGCGGTGCAGGGACCGTGGCATGGCCTGGCGAGTGCGGCGGCCCACGACCTCCTGCGCGCGGCGCTGAACTCCGGCCCGGCGGCAGCCCTGCGCGACGCCACCCGCCGCCATGCCCACCCGCCCGGCTTCGGCCACCGCCTCTATCCGGAGGGCGACCCCCGCGCCCGCGCCCTGCTGGGGGCGCTGCACGCGGCGCAGCCCGCGGCCCCCGCCGTGCAGGCCGCCCTGGCCCTGGCCGACCACATGCGCGGGGAGACGGGCGAGGCCCCGAACGTGGACCTGGCCCTGGCGACGCTGGCGCAGACGCTGGGTCGTCCGGCAGAGGACGCCGTGACCCTGTTCGCCCTGGGGCGCGTGCCGGGCTGGCTGGCCCACGCGCTGGAGGCGCGGGCGGGGGGGCAGATTATCCGGCCCCGTGCCCGCTATGTGGGGAAGCGGGAGGGGTAG
- a CDS encoding MFS transporter, with translation MTDLPLSSTPPARPQAEAARRALGLVFLTNGTLFATWAVNIPAVRDRLELSEVQVGTALLAVAVGSLISMPLTGGWTARFGSDRVTRLAVVLTMLALLLPLLAPNLWTLVLALALLGALNGVLDVAMNAQGVTVERRLGRPIMSRLHAYFSLGGVLGALLGTLLVGRVPLLVHGALVVAVTTLAGLLAGRLLLPDLPEPRDAAEQSASPARPGLSPAALLLGSLCFLGMLAEGANYDWTALYFRDVLGLAGGQAGIGYAAFVAAMTLGRWFGDRVRTRLGDEVTVRGGALLTALGLALALLVRDPLPATLGFALSGLGLSNVVPVLYGTAGHALAGRGIAQVATIGYAGFLLGPPAIGFIAGQVGLPAALGVALAGAALVALLGGQAFRLVRERRAEAT, from the coding sequence ATGACTGACCTGCCCCTCTCCTCCACACCGCCCGCCCGCCCCCAGGCCGAAGCCGCCCGGCGGGCGCTGGGCCTCGTCTTCCTGACGAACGGCACCCTCTTTGCCACCTGGGCCGTGAACATTCCCGCCGTGCGCGACCGGCTGGAGCTGTCGGAGGTGCAGGTCGGCACGGCGCTGCTGGCGGTCGCGGTGGGCAGCCTGATCAGCATGCCGCTGACGGGGGGCTGGACGGCGCGGTTCGGGAGTGACCGGGTGACGCGCCTGGCCGTGGTGCTGACGATGCTGGCGCTGCTGCTGCCGCTGCTCGCCCCGAACCTGTGGACGCTGGTGCTGGCGCTGGCCCTGCTGGGGGCGCTGAACGGCGTGCTGGACGTGGCGATGAACGCTCAGGGCGTGACGGTGGAGCGGCGGCTGGGAAGGCCCATCATGAGCCGCCTGCACGCCTACTTCAGCCTGGGGGGCGTGCTGGGCGCGCTGCTGGGCACCCTGCTGGTGGGCCGGGTGCCGCTGCTGGTTCACGGCGCGCTGGTGGTGGCCGTGACCACGCTCGCCGGATTGCTGGCAGGCCGCCTGCTGCTGCCCGACCTGCCGGAGCCGCGGGACGCAGCGGAACAGAGCGCCTCCCCCGCCCGCCCCGGCTTGAGTCCGGCCGCGCTGCTGCTGGGCAGCCTGTGCTTCCTGGGAATGCTCGCGGAGGGGGCCAACTACGACTGGACGGCGCTGTACTTCCGCGACGTGCTGGGGCTGGCGGGGGGTCAGGCGGGCATCGGCTACGCGGCTTTCGTCGCGGCAATGACGCTGGGCCGCTGGTTCGGGGACCGCGTCCGCACCCGCCTGGGCGACGAGGTGACGGTGCGGGGCGGCGCGTTGCTGACTGCCCTGGGCCTGGCACTGGCGCTGCTGGTGCGCGACCCGCTCCCCGCCACGCTGGGCTTCGCGCTGTCGGGGCTGGGCCTCAGCAACGTGGTGCCGGTGCTGTACGGCACGGCGGGACACGCCCTGGCCGGACGCGGTATCGCGCAGGTCGCCACCATCGGCTACGCGGGCTTCCTGCTCGGCCCGCCCGCCATCGGCTTCATCGCCGGACAGGTCGGCCTGCCCGCCGCGCTGGGGGTGGCGCTGGCCGGGGCGGCGCTGGTGGCGCTGCTGGGGGGCCAGGCCTTCAGGCTCGTCCGCGAGCGGCGGGCGGAAGCGACCTGA